The region GAGTCGGCATGGATGTGGTGAAGAAAAACGTGGAGAACATCGGCGGTACCATCACCATTACCAGCGAATTAGGAAAAGGAATGTGCACCACCTTAAAAATCCCTCTTACCATGGCTATTGTGGATGGTATGGAAATCGCAGTGGGAAAATCCGTCTTTACGATCCCCATTGCCAATATCCGCCAGTCCTTTAAGGTGAAGAACGAAGAGGTGATCTATGATACAGAGGGCAATGAGATCATCAAATGCATGAACCAGTTCTACCCCATTATCCGAATTCACAGGCTCTACAACATTGAAACGGAAATCACCAGCATTGAGGATGGAATCCTTGTATGGGTGGAATCCGGAGACAAGTCCTATTGCCTTTTTGTAGATGACCTTCTGGGAGAACAGCAGGTGGTTGTAAAACCTCTTCCTGTTTACTTAAACAGCTTCAATATCAAGGATTCTGGAATCAGCGGATGTACCATATTGGGCGACGGCAATATCAGCATCATATTAGACGTTTTAAATCTGTATGCTGCAGCACATAATCAATACTAATTTGGGAATTGGAGGAATACAAATGTCAGCAGAGAATACAAAAACAGCCATGTCTGGTGCAGATAATTATGCAGACGAAGATTTTATTTCCGGCGGGACAGAAACCATGGAACGGTACCTGACCTTTCGCACCGATAACCTGATTTTTGGTGTAAGCACCAATTATATCATTGAGATCATTACCAACCATGCGATCACCCCCATGCCCATGATGCCGGGCTATGTAAAGGGAATCATCAACTTAAGAGGTCAGATCGTACCGATCATCGACATCCGTTTAAGACTTGGCAAACCAGCCATTGAATACACCAACACCACCTGCGTCATCGTTCTGAATGTGGATTCGGTATTTATCGGAGTCATCGTGGATGCCGTTGACCAGGTTCTTGACATAGACTATTCCAGCATTTCCCCTGTTCCTGCCAATAACCGGGAAGAGCTGGTAAGCGGTATGATCTCCCTGCCGGACAATCACGTTGTCCTGCTTCTGGATTGTGAAACTTTAGTTAATAACTCATAAAGGACGGCTTTTTATGCTAACACTTTCGCAGCAAGACTTTACGCGGCTGGTTCAGTTCGTGAAAAAAAATTATGGAATTGATCTGTCTAAAAAGATGCAGCTGATTATGGGGCGGTTGTCAAATACCATCATATCCCTGGGATACACTTCCTTTACGGATTACATCGACCATATCATCTCATCCAAGAACCCGGCCGACTTAGAAGTCATGTTAAACAAGCTTACAACGAATTACACCTATTTTATGAGGGAGGAAGCTCATTTTAATTTTTTCCGTGACACCATACTCCCTTATCTGCTAAACACAAAGAAAAATAAGGTTTTAAGCATATGGAGCGCCGGCTGCTCTTCCGGAGAGGAGCCTTATACAATTTCAATGATCATCAAGGAAACCCTGGGGGCGCAAGCCGCCCTCTGGGATACCCGGGTCCTGGCTACCGACATCTCCCAGAATGCTTTAAAGGCTGCAAGGGAAGCGGTCTATGATGAAGACTCCCTTAAAAATCTGTCTTCTGCCTGGAAATCCAAATATTTTGTTAAAACCTCGGAACAGGGTGTCTATTCCGTAGCCCCTGCAATAAAATCAAACGTAATTTTCCAAACCTTCAATCTGATGGACCCCATTCACTTCCGGCTAAAATTTGACGTAATTTTTTGCAGAAATGTAATGATTTATTTTGACCAGGGCACCAAGGATGCCTTGATTCAGCGTTTTTATGATGCAACCGCGCCGGGAGGCTATCTTCTCATTGGACATTCAGAAACGATAAATAAGGAGAAAACACCTTATAAATACTTAATGCCCGCAACATACCGAAAAGAATAATCTGTGTAATATAAAATCTATTTGCCGGCAATTAAACTTTCCGCAAATGGATTTTATATTACACAGATTTATAATTAAATATCAGGAATATGTAAACCCTTTTTACATCTGCCTGTATGCGTTTTTATGATCCGCATAGAATGGAGTAGATTATGAACGAAAAAATCCGAGTTTTTGTAGTAGATGATTCCCTGCTGTTTCGCAAGGTGCTGATTGATAACCTATCCCAAAATCCCAATATTGAAGTTGTTGGATATGCCATTGATGCCTTTGATGCCGAACGAAAAATACCGGTCATAAAGCCTGATGTGGTTACAGTGGATGTGGAAATGCCACGGTTAAACGGCATTGACTTTGTA is a window of [Clostridium] saccharolyticum WM1 DNA encoding:
- a CDS encoding chemotaxis protein CheW — translated: MSAENTKTAMSGADNYADEDFISGGTETMERYLTFRTDNLIFGVSTNYIIEIITNHAITPMPMMPGYVKGIINLRGQIVPIIDIRLRLGKPAIEYTNTTCVIVLNVDSVFIGVIVDAVDQVLDIDYSSISPVPANNREELVSGMISLPDNHVVLLLDCETLVNNS
- a CDS encoding CheR family methyltransferase, which produces MLTLSQQDFTRLVQFVKKNYGIDLSKKMQLIMGRLSNTIISLGYTSFTDYIDHIISSKNPADLEVMLNKLTTNYTYFMREEAHFNFFRDTILPYLLNTKKNKVLSIWSAGCSSGEEPYTISMIIKETLGAQAALWDTRVLATDISQNALKAAREAVYDEDSLKNLSSAWKSKYFVKTSEQGVYSVAPAIKSNVIFQTFNLMDPIHFRLKFDVIFCRNVMIYFDQGTKDALIQRFYDATAPGGYLLIGHSETINKEKTPYKYLMPATYRKE